A single genomic interval of Hafnia alvei harbors:
- the rsmB gene encoding 16S rRNA (cytosine(967)-C(5))-methyltransferase RsmB → MKNTPYNLRAIAAKALSSVLDQGQSLSTVLPALSKEVSEKDRALLQELCFGVLRVLPQLEWYIQQLMAKVLTGKQRSLHYLIMVGIYQLVYTRIPPHAALAETVNGAVALKRPQLKGLINGVLRQFQRQEDQLKERSQNNECRFLHPSWLLKRLQQAYPEQWESIVDANNQRPPMWLRVNRLHHTRDEYLALLANAEINAFAHPQFPDAICLEEASPVGRLPGFEQGWVTVQDASAQHCVDLLDPQNGEQILDLCCAPGGKTTHILEAAPKAHVLAVDVDENRLKRVKENLQRLQQQAEVKCGDGRYPESWCGDKQFDRILLDAPCSATGVIRRHPDIKWLRRDRDIAELAALQKEIIEAIWPRLKSGGVMVYATCSVLPEENAQQMREFLTRHPEAKLVATGDNENPGLQHLPHTQDGDGFFYAKLIKA, encoded by the coding sequence ATGAAAAACACTCCTTATAATTTGCGTGCTATTGCTGCTAAAGCTCTCAGTTCGGTACTCGATCAAGGGCAATCCCTTAGCACGGTTCTTCCAGCACTGAGCAAAGAAGTCAGTGAAAAAGATCGCGCACTGCTGCAGGAACTTTGCTTCGGGGTGCTGCGCGTTCTACCTCAGCTTGAATGGTATATTCAGCAATTGATGGCTAAGGTTCTTACCGGCAAGCAGCGCTCATTGCATTACCTCATCATGGTGGGCATTTACCAGCTGGTTTATACTCGCATCCCACCTCACGCCGCATTAGCGGAAACGGTAAATGGTGCGGTAGCTTTAAAACGGCCGCAGCTGAAAGGATTGATCAACGGCGTACTACGTCAGTTTCAACGCCAAGAAGATCAGCTCAAAGAACGTTCCCAAAATAACGAATGTCGCTTCCTCCATCCTTCTTGGTTACTGAAACGCTTGCAGCAAGCTTATCCAGAGCAGTGGGAATCTATCGTTGATGCCAATAATCAGCGCCCGCCAATGTGGCTACGCGTTAATCGCCTTCACCACACCCGTGATGAATATCTGGCATTGCTGGCAAACGCTGAAATTAATGCTTTTGCCCACCCGCAGTTCCCTGATGCTATTTGCCTTGAAGAAGCCTCGCCCGTCGGACGCCTGCCAGGGTTTGAACAAGGATGGGTCACCGTACAAGACGCTAGTGCCCAGCACTGCGTCGATCTCCTTGATCCGCAAAACGGCGAACAGATCCTCGATCTATGCTGTGCGCCTGGGGGAAAAACGACACATATTCTCGAAGCGGCACCAAAAGCACATGTGCTTGCCGTTGACGTTGATGAAAATCGCCTGAAACGCGTAAAAGAAAACCTGCAACGCTTGCAACAGCAGGCCGAAGTGAAATGCGGCGATGGGCGCTACCCAGAGAGCTGGTGTGGCGACAAACAGTTTGATCGCATCTTACTTGATGCCCCTTGCTCCGCGACCGGTGTGATCCGTCGTCATCCTGATATCAAGTGGTTACGCCGCGATCGTGATATCGCTGAACTAGCTGCGTTGCAGAAAGAGATCATTGAAGCTATTTGGCCACGCTTAAAATCAGGCGGAGTAATGGTGTATGCCACCTGCTCTGTTTTACCTGAAGAAAATGCTCAACAGATGCGCGAGTTCCTTACCCGCCATCCTGAAGCGAAACTTGTAGCCACCGGAGACAACGAGAACCCAGGGCTACAACATCTTCCCCATACACAGGATGGTGATGGGTTCTTTTACGCTAAGCTGATTAAAGCATGA